One region of Peromyscus eremicus chromosome 4, PerEre_H2_v1, whole genome shotgun sequence genomic DNA includes:
- the Ndufaf1 gene encoding complex I intermediate-associated protein 30, mitochondrial, with protein MTSFHKLLTGTYIHRNFLKPRAALHPFIGVHFVHCSSSPLQKQEAPVDRVSQQRKTEESLQEGHHKEVALDITSPDKKPEVSFDKAIRDEAIEHLKLLKDEIMAHWIGPEGRPIQEVIMEQARVVWQFRGKEDLEKWIVTSDKTIGGKSEIFLKMAKNNQSALLYGTLSSEAPQDGKSTQSGYCAIVSKIPMGAFVRRRSYDWSQFNTLYLRVRGDGRPWMVNIRQNTEFLQRKNQMYSYFMFTRGGPYWQEVKIPFSKFFFSNQGRVRDFQRPLIVDKISSIGLTLADKVDGPFFLEIDFIGVFTDPAHTEELAYESSPAVNPDLFR; from the exons ATGACTTCCTTTCACAAATTACTGACTGGCACTTACATTCATAGAAACTTCCTGAAGCCAAGGGCTGCCTTGCATCCATTTATAGGTGTTCACTTTGTACACTGTTCTTCCAGTCCTCTTCAGAAACAAGAGGCTCCTGTTGACAGAGTCTCCCAGCAAAGGAAGACTGAAGAGAGTTTACAAGAGGGTCACCACAAAGAGGTTGCTTTGGATATAACTTCTCCTGACAAGAAACCTGAAGTTAGTTTTGATAAAGCAATTAGAGATGAAGCAATAGAACATTTAAAGCTTTTGAAAGATGAAATTATGGCTCATTGGATAGGTCCAGAAGGCCGCCCAATACAAGAGGTCATAATGGAGCAAGCCAGGGTTGTCTGGCAGTTTCGTGGAAAAGAAGATTTGGAGAAGTGGATAGTGACTTCTGATAAGACAATTGGAGGCAAAAGTGAAATATTCTTGAAAATGGCCAAGAACAACCAAAGTGCCCTGCTCTATGGGACGCTGAGCTCTGAGGCACCTCAAGATGGAAAAAGTACCCAAAGTGGGTACTGTGCAATAGTATCCAAGATTCCAATG GGGGCTTTTGTGAGGAGGCGGTCTTACGATTGGTCCCAGTTCAACACTCTGTATCTCCGAGTCCGTGGGGATGGCCGGCCTTGGATGGTGAATATCAGGCAAAACACAGAATTTCTCCAGAGAAAAAATCAGATGTACAGTTACTTCATGTTCACTCGTGGGGGGCCCTACTGGCAGGAAGTCAAG attcctttctccaaattttttttctccaatcaaGGAAGGGTGCGAGATTTCCAGAGGCCACTTATAGTTGACAAG ATCTCTTCTATAGGACTCACCCTGGCAGATAAGGTGGATGGACCATTCTTCCTGGAAATAGATTTTATTGGTGTGTTTACTGATCCAGCCCATACAGAAGAACTTGCTTATGAGAGTTCTCCAGCTGTTAACCCAGATCTTTTCAGATAG